In Nitrospira sp., a single genomic region encodes these proteins:
- a CDS encoding PKD domain-containing protein, giving the protein MLNRNRGRAADIVRVALFVFASTVGLIGLSACGEGGNVAVPPADVPASTTPVANAGPNLVNIPAGTPITLNGSASTDPLGHPLAYNWTLVSKPAGSGADLANPASVSPSFTVDRDGVYKAQLVVNNGVENSVPDTVNISTMNEPPVANAGPDQGVKALGSFVTLNGSASSDPNGDPLTYSWTLLSKPAGSGADLANPASASPSFTVDRDGTYTAQLTVNDGRQNSAPDTVKISTANVPPVANAGSDQTSKAVGSLITLNGSASSDPNGDSLTYSWTLVSKPAGSGADLPNPTSASPSFTVDRDGTYTAQLVVNDGTQNSAPDNVNITTVNEPPVAKAGPDQAGKAIGSLITLNGSASSDPNGDSLTYSWTLLSKPAGSGADLANPGSASPSFTVDRDGTYTAQLVVNDGRQNSPPDSVIITTVTNGGTVRQTLAADNFNRSDSADLGSAWGSGYTDKVPAMIVSQQVRAIDTNLADPKSAESYNAVAPPSDQWCQVTLGTWTGSEDRELGCILRAQPAPTVDWYWCYARANGARNAAIVSHHPGGAGDTNLASDFSVEWAAGDKLRCEAQGTSLRLYRIPAGTSTETLLLSATDGEFTGGRTGLLLWMKTGGDLSHATVDDFSMGRF; this is encoded by the coding sequence ATGTTGAACCGCAATCGGGGGCGCGCTGCAGACATCGTGCGGGTTGCCCTATTTGTTTTCGCATCAACCGTCGGTCTGATTGGTCTTAGCGCTTGCGGCGAGGGCGGCAATGTTGCTGTTCCTCCCGCTGACGTCCCGGCCAGTACCACACCAGTCGCCAACGCGGGCCCGAACCTGGTGAATATCCCCGCTGGCACCCCCATTACCCTGAACGGCAGCGCCAGTACCGACCCGCTTGGTCATCCACTTGCCTACAATTGGACCCTCGTCAGCAAGCCGGCCGGCAGCGGCGCGGACCTGGCGAATCCGGCGAGCGTCTCCCCAAGCTTTACGGTCGACCGCGACGGCGTCTACAAGGCCCAACTCGTCGTCAACAATGGCGTGGAAAACAGCGTGCCTGATACCGTGAACATCTCCACCATGAATGAGCCGCCGGTGGCCAATGCCGGCCCAGATCAGGGAGTCAAGGCTCTGGGATCGTTCGTCACCCTGAACGGCAGCGCGAGCAGTGACCCCAACGGGGATCCGCTCACCTACAGTTGGACTCTGCTCAGCAAGCCGGCCGGCAGCGGCGCGGACCTGGCGAATCCGGCGAGCGCCTCTCCAAGCTTTACGGTCGACCGCGACGGTACCTATACGGCGCAACTCACCGTGAACGATGGCCGGCAGAACAGCGCTCCCGATACTGTGAAGATCTCCACCGCGAATGTTCCCCCGGTGGCCAACGCCGGTTCCGACCAGACGAGCAAGGCCGTCGGATCGCTCATTACCCTGAACGGCAGTGCGAGCAGTGACCCCAACGGGGATTCGCTCACCTACAGTTGGACTCTGGTCAGCAAGCCGGCCGGCAGCGGCGCGGACTTGCCGAATCCGACCAGCGCCTCTCCAAGCTTTACAGTCGATCGCGACGGCACCTATACGGCGCAACTCGTCGTGAACGATGGCACGCAGAACAGCGCCCCCGACAATGTGAACATCACTACGGTGAATGAGCCGCCGGTGGCCAAGGCTGGACCTGACCAGGCGGGCAAGGCCATCGGATCGCTCATTACCCTGAACGGCAGTGCGAGCAGTGACCCCAACGGGGATTCGCTCACCTACAGTTGGACTCTGCTCAGCAAGCCGGCCGGCAGCGGCGCGGACCTGGCGAATCCGGGGAGCGCCTCTCCAAGCTTTACAGTCGATCGCGACGGCACCTATACGGCGCAACTCGTCGTCAACGATGGCCGGCAGAACAGCCCCCCCGACAGCGTCATCATCACCACGGTGACCAACGGGGGCACCGTCCGCCAGACGCTCGCCGCAGACAACTTCAATCGCTCCGACAGTGCGGATTTGGGAAGCGCCTGGGGATCCGGCTACACCGACAAAGTCCCAGCGATGATCGTGTCGCAACAGGTGCGGGCCATCGATACCAATCTAGCCGACCCCAAATCGGCGGAATCGTATAACGCCGTGGCGCCTCCGAGCGATCAGTGGTGCCAAGTCACGCTGGGAACATGGACCGGCTCGGAGGATCGAGAACTCGGCTGTATCTTGCGCGCGCAACCTGCCCCCACGGTCGACTGGTACTGGTGTTACGCACGCGCCAACGGGGCCCGCAATGCGGCGATTGTCAGCCATCACCCGGGCGGTGCGGGCGATACCAACCTGGCGAGTGATTTTTCGGTGGAGTGGGCCGCGGGCGACAAGCTCCGCTGTGAAGCCCAAGGCACATCGCTCCGTCTTTACCGGATTCCCGCCGGCACCAGCACTGAGACGCTGCTGCTGTCCGCGACGGACGGCGAATTTACCGGCGGCAGGACCGGACTTCTGCTATGGATGAAAACAGGCGGTGATTTGTCACATGCCACGGTGGATGATTTTTCGATGGGCCGGTTTTAG
- a CDS encoding glutamine--tRNA ligase/YqeY domain fusion protein, producing MTDSTAASNFIRDIVLADRAAGKHGGRVITRFPPEPNGHLHIGHAKSICLNFGLAQEDPKGVCHLRFDDTNPTTEDLSYVRSIEDDVRWLGFDWQGKMFFASDYFEQLYGVAERLITKGLAYVDSLSADEMRSYRGTLTEPGKNSPYRDRPVEENLTLFRRMRAGEFPDGTHVLRAKIDMASPNMNLRDPVLYRIRHAAHYRTGSTWCLYPSYDYAHPLSDAIEGITHSICTLEFEDHRPLYDWVVAEAETRHRPQQIEFARLNIEQAVMSKRKLLELVERKLVAGWDDPRLPTIKGLRRRGYTPEAIRAFCDHIGVAKRDALVEMQLLEYFIREDLNKRSHRVMAVLKPLKIVIENYPADKTEELDAVNNPEDPSAGTRKVPFSRTLYIEQDDFLEEPPKEFFRLAPGREVRLRYAYIVKCLGVVKDPVSGQVTELHCTYDPETRSGAAEAKRKVKATIHWVSAAHAAKAEVRLYNPLLTTDLAKVPPDHDWTAYLNPQSLEVLTGCLVEPSLNQVVPGAKFQFERLGYFCADSDSMPGKPVFNRTVSLKDAWAKAVKRPGPT from the coding sequence GTGACCGATTCGACCGCCGCCTCCAATTTCATCCGCGACATCGTGCTGGCCGACCGGGCGGCCGGGAAGCACGGCGGTCGCGTCATCACACGCTTTCCGCCGGAGCCGAACGGCCATCTCCACATCGGCCACGCCAAGTCGATCTGTCTGAACTTTGGATTAGCTCAAGAAGATCCAAAGGGGGTCTGCCATCTCCGGTTCGACGACACCAATCCCACGACCGAGGATCTCTCGTACGTCCGGTCGATCGAGGACGACGTGCGATGGCTGGGGTTTGATTGGCAGGGCAAGATGTTCTTTGCGTCCGATTACTTCGAACAGCTCTATGGCGTCGCCGAGCGGTTGATCACGAAGGGCCTGGCCTATGTCGACAGCCTGAGCGCCGATGAGATGCGGAGCTATCGAGGGACTCTGACGGAACCGGGGAAGAACAGCCCCTATCGCGACCGGCCCGTGGAGGAAAATCTGACGCTCTTCCGGAGGATGAGGGCGGGAGAATTTCCCGACGGGACGCACGTGCTCCGGGCGAAGATCGACATGGCATCTCCCAATATGAATCTCCGCGATCCGGTGCTCTACCGCATCAGGCATGCAGCCCATTATCGGACCGGCTCGACCTGGTGCCTGTATCCGTCCTACGACTACGCCCATCCGCTGTCCGATGCCATCGAGGGCATCACCCACTCGATCTGTACTCTGGAGTTCGAAGATCACCGACCGCTCTATGACTGGGTCGTGGCGGAAGCCGAGACTCGGCATCGCCCGCAGCAGATCGAGTTCGCGCGGCTGAACATCGAGCAGGCGGTCATGAGCAAACGCAAGTTGCTCGAACTGGTCGAGCGCAAGCTGGTCGCCGGCTGGGACGATCCCCGGCTGCCGACCATCAAAGGGCTTCGCCGGCGCGGCTACACACCGGAAGCCATCCGCGCATTCTGTGATCACATCGGCGTGGCCAAACGCGATGCCTTGGTGGAGATGCAGCTGCTCGAGTATTTCATCCGCGAGGACCTCAACAAGCGTTCTCATCGTGTCATGGCGGTGCTGAAGCCGCTGAAAATTGTGATTGAGAACTATCCGGCCGACAAGACGGAAGAGCTGGATGCCGTCAACAATCCTGAGGACCCCTCCGCAGGCACCAGAAAGGTTCCGTTCTCCAGGACGCTCTATATCGAACAAGACGACTTCCTCGAAGAGCCTCCAAAAGAATTCTTCCGTCTCGCTCCGGGACGAGAAGTCCGGCTCCGATACGCGTACATCGTCAAGTGCCTTGGCGTCGTCAAAGACCCGGTCAGCGGCCAGGTCACCGAGCTGCACTGCACCTACGACCCCGAAACCAGGAGCGGCGCGGCAGAGGCCAAACGAAAGGTGAAAGCGACGATCCACTGGGTCTCGGCTGCACACGCCGCCAAAGCGGAAGTCCGCCTCTACAACCCGTTACTCACGACGGATCTGGCCAAGGTGCCTCCCGATCACGATTGGACCGCCTATCTCAATCCGCAGTCCTTGGAAGTCCTGACCGGCTGCTTGGTCGAACCGAGCCTCAATCAGGTTGTGCCCGGTGCCAAGTTTCAGTTCGAACGGCTGGGCTATTTCTGCGCGGATTCGGACTCCATGCCTGGGAAACCAGTCTTCAATCGGACGGTGTCGCTCAAGGATGCCTGGGCCAAAGCGGTGAAGCGGCCCGGGCCAACGTGA
- the prpB gene encoding methylisocitrate lyase, protein MSDTRRPRRPHRFRALLDRQTLVLPGAFNALTAMQIERAGFQALYVSGAGLSAARGLPDIGLLSLAEVVSDAATITKAVAIPAIVDADTGFGPPLAVMRAVKEFEKAGLAGMQIEDQELPKKCGHLPGKRLVTTSDMVSKICAASDARQDPEFFLIARTDARAVEGMDAAVRRARAYIDAGADAIFPEALESADEFRAFARQFAKEGGKAPLVANMTEFGKTPYLSVGEFEDLGYRVILFPVTALRMATKAIDQMLSELRHRGSQRDLLERMHTREQLYDLLRYAEYEQRDRQFHLMGDDHGHE, encoded by the coding sequence ATGAGCGATACGCGACGACCCAGAAGACCCCACCGTTTCCGCGCGCTGCTTGACAGGCAGACGCTCGTCCTCCCCGGGGCCTTCAATGCCCTGACGGCCATGCAGATCGAGCGTGCCGGCTTCCAGGCTCTGTACGTGTCGGGCGCCGGCCTGTCGGCCGCACGAGGATTGCCGGATATCGGGCTGCTCTCCTTGGCGGAAGTGGTGTCGGACGCGGCCACCATCACCAAGGCCGTGGCGATTCCCGCGATCGTGGACGCGGACACGGGCTTCGGTCCTCCCCTCGCCGTGATGCGGGCCGTGAAGGAATTCGAGAAGGCCGGGTTGGCGGGGATGCAGATCGAAGATCAGGAATTGCCCAAGAAATGTGGGCACCTGCCTGGAAAGCGGCTGGTCACGACGAGCGACATGGTGAGCAAGATCTGCGCGGCGAGCGACGCCAGGCAGGATCCGGAGTTTTTCCTCATCGCCCGCACGGACGCGCGCGCCGTCGAAGGAATGGACGCGGCCGTGCGACGGGCGCGAGCCTACATCGACGCCGGTGCGGACGCGATCTTCCCCGAAGCTCTCGAATCGGCGGACGAGTTCCGCGCCTTCGCCCGACAGTTCGCCAAAGAAGGCGGGAAGGCTCCGCTGGTCGCCAACATGACGGAATTCGGCAAGACTCCCTATTTGAGCGTCGGCGAATTTGAAGACCTCGGCTATCGTGTGATCCTGTTTCCCGTCACCGCCTTGCGGATGGCCACAAAGGCGATCGATCAGATGCTGTCGGAACTGAGACACCGCGGTTCACAGCGCGACCTGTTGGAGCGGATGCATACCAGAGAGCAACTCTATGACCTCCTGCGGTACGCGGAGTATGAACAACGCGATCGGCAGTTTCACTTGATGGGAGACGACCATGGCCACGAGTGA
- a CDS encoding PilZ domain-containing protein: MIECRMHPRVPVDMQVYFSTTGNRLIREGTMYDLSAGGCAVASTTSVRSGSAVRILIRATDLGSPITIESAAVRWSEHGEFGVEFMGLSEIDQHRLHRLLQTTNLSQPRPS, from the coding sequence ATGATTGAATGTCGTATGCATCCTCGTGTCCCCGTCGATATGCAGGTCTACTTCTCCACGACCGGCAACAGGCTGATTCGGGAGGGTACGATGTACGACCTCTCTGCAGGCGGCTGCGCGGTCGCCAGCACGACCTCCGTCCGGTCGGGCTCGGCGGTAAGGATTTTGATTCGCGCCACGGATTTGGGATCGCCCATCACGATCGAGTCGGCCGCGGTGCGCTGGAGCGAGCACGGAGAATTCGGGGTTGAATTCATGGGCCTGTCGGAAATCGATCAACACCGCCTACATCGGTTGCTTCAAACCACCAACTTGAGTCAGCCCCGGCCCAGCTGA
- a CDS encoding DNA gyrase inhibitor YacG, whose amino-acid sequence MPTHYDKIPGMNCPLCRRPTTWKANPWRPFCSERCQLTDLGTWAAEEYRVPGPNLTMELPSEPSGESTQEAGQQVGKNTQI is encoded by the coding sequence GTGCCAACCCACTATGATAAAATTCCGGGCATGAACTGCCCCCTGTGCCGCCGACCGACGACGTGGAAAGCCAACCCCTGGCGTCCGTTCTGCTCGGAACGCTGCCAGCTCACCGACCTGGGCACCTGGGCCGCGGAAGAATACCGTGTGCCGGGACCGAACTTGACGATGGAACTGCCCTCAGAACCTTCCGGAGAATCGACTCAGGAAGCCGGCCAACAGGTGGGCAAGAATACGCAGATCTGA
- a CDS encoding class I adenylate-forming enzyme family protein: MSTSITVADDMAAARQMEDGPPALPWNSFADFFRSRVYDRDLLNRPFLTYCDDDRQLHSTYSYAEFGTIVQRAASFLHDRIRLRRGDRLATILFNHDVTVVLYFAAWAAGITVVPINIDEPPDKQRFILEHSEASAVCCWHTIVKQVRELQKDLPTLRHVVPLNDDGFRDVAGHGAEGFKEATSITFRPASHSSGLSDEALIVYTSGTTGAPKGVILTVQNLLTDADAIADWHRFDGNDRFMCVLPIHHVNGTVVTLLTPFYCKGSVVLNRKFKSTTFWRRLHEEGVTCVSVVPTLLEFLLDADEDLTPYRLERFRGFICGAGPLLKDTAVRFEERFRFPIRHGYGLSETTCYSCFLPNDLSPEEHRHWLSAYEFPSIGVPLRHNMMAIIDEQGRSLPEGARGEICIRGRTVCGGYYKRDDANEAAFRWGWFRSGDEGFFQRDKRGRPFFFISGRLKELIIRGGINISPLEIDDVLKRHPLVQFAMAVPFEHRYYGEEIAAYVVPREGRSEPNEKDLQEYCRRSLPFSKCPKVFIFGRDLPYTSTGKPKRLELKTRLASALAVYREHQFTESS; the protein is encoded by the coding sequence ATGTCGACATCGATCACCGTCGCTGATGACATGGCCGCGGCGCGGCAGATGGAAGACGGCCCCCCTGCCCTGCCGTGGAACTCGTTCGCGGACTTCTTCCGATCGCGGGTCTATGATCGGGACCTGCTCAACCGACCGTTCCTGACCTACTGCGACGACGACCGGCAGCTCCACTCCACGTACAGCTATGCTGAATTCGGCACCATCGTCCAGCGCGCCGCGTCGTTTCTCCACGACCGGATCAGGCTTCGGCGCGGGGACCGGTTGGCGACGATTCTCTTCAACCATGACGTCACCGTGGTGTTGTACTTCGCCGCCTGGGCAGCAGGCATCACGGTCGTGCCGATCAACATCGACGAGCCGCCCGATAAGCAGCGGTTCATCCTGGAGCATTCGGAGGCCTCGGCCGTGTGCTGTTGGCATACGATTGTCAAACAAGTACGAGAACTGCAGAAAGACCTGCCGACCCTGCGGCACGTGGTTCCATTGAACGATGACGGCTTTCGAGACGTTGCCGGGCACGGAGCGGAAGGATTCAAGGAAGCGACCTCGATCACCTTTCGCCCCGCGTCGCACTCCTCCGGTCTGAGCGATGAAGCCCTCATCGTCTATACGTCCGGAACTACGGGAGCACCCAAGGGGGTGATCCTCACCGTCCAGAATCTCCTGACCGACGCCGATGCGATCGCCGACTGGCATCGCTTCGACGGGAATGATCGCTTCATGTGCGTGCTCCCCATCCACCATGTGAACGGCACGGTCGTCACGCTTCTCACGCCTTTCTACTGCAAAGGAAGCGTCGTCCTGAATCGCAAATTCAAGAGTACGACCTTCTGGCGGAGACTGCATGAGGAGGGCGTCACCTGTGTCAGCGTCGTGCCCACGCTTCTCGAGTTCTTGCTGGACGCCGACGAAGACCTGACTCCCTACCGACTGGAGCGGTTTCGAGGCTTCATCTGCGGCGCCGGACCGTTATTGAAGGATACCGCTGTTCGCTTCGAAGAACGATTCCGTTTTCCGATCCGCCACGGCTACGGGCTATCGGAAACGACCTGCTACTCGTGCTTCCTGCCGAACGATCTGTCGCCTGAAGAGCATCGTCACTGGCTGAGCGCCTACGAGTTCCCCTCAATCGGAGTGCCGTTGCGACACAACATGATGGCGATCATCGACGAACAGGGGCGCTCACTGCCGGAGGGAGCGAGAGGAGAAATCTGCATCCGCGGCCGGACCGTCTGCGGTGGCTACTATAAACGGGACGACGCCAACGAGGCCGCGTTTCGATGGGGCTGGTTCCGTTCCGGGGACGAGGGCTTCTTTCAACGAGACAAGAGGGGACGACCGTTTTTCTTCATTTCAGGCCGACTGAAAGAATTGATCATTCGAGGCGGCATCAACATCTCACCGCTGGAGATCGATGATGTATTGAAGCGCCATCCGCTTGTGCAGTTCGCCATGGCCGTTCCATTCGAACATCGCTACTATGGAGAGGAGATCGCCGCCTACGTGGTTCCGCGAGAAGGGCGTTCTGAGCCGAACGAGAAGGATTTACAGGAGTACTGCCGCCGGTCGCTTCCATTCTCCAAATGTCCAAAAGTCTTCATTTTCGGCCGCGACCTTCCCTACACCTCGACCGGGAAACCCAAGCGCCTGGAGTTGAAAACCCGCCTCGCTTCCGCGTTGGCCGTCTACCGAGAGCATCAATTTACCGAGAGTAGCTGA
- a CDS encoding MmgE/PrpD family protein, producing MTLSTGEPMLANRLARYSRNLRYEDLPEAVVHEVKRRILDSLGCALGAWNAPPCRIARRIAESVRVAGGATLWGTHHKTLPDLAAFANGALVRYLDFNDTYLAQEPAHPSDNLAAILAAGEASRASGKSVIQAVAIAYEVQCRLCDAAALRPRGWDHVTYGPFTSALGAAKVMNLSVAQTQQAVNLAGVANIALRQTRVGDISMWKACAFSNAARNGVFAATLAQRGMTGPSPIFEGEKGFMKLVSGPLDLFRFAGEREQAPRGWLRLEAGACPSTTGTDPGGRGSGPWNQSPSFKILDTYIKHYPVEYHAQTAVEAALAIREDLLKAEGDDAPASITDIEIASYDVAIEIIGRDPEKWRPRTRETADHSFPYCVAAALLDGRITLRSFDNARLTDPALRELIQKVRVVPQPDFVGRYPQAMPTRITVRTKAGTVYLHEADYPLGHPKNPMSDRHVEEKFRLLAGGKLDQVRMRKVMRSVWALEQLKDISALMPLLRITER from the coding sequence ATGACTTTATCGACGGGAGAGCCGATGCTCGCGAACCGTCTCGCCCGATATAGCCGCAATCTCCGATACGAAGACCTGCCCGAGGCCGTCGTGCACGAGGTGAAGCGGCGGATTTTGGACAGCCTCGGCTGCGCGCTGGGAGCCTGGAATGCACCGCCCTGCCGGATTGCGCGTCGCATTGCAGAATCCGTCAGAGTCGCCGGCGGCGCGACGCTCTGGGGCACGCATCATAAGACGCTGCCCGATCTCGCGGCCTTCGCCAACGGCGCGCTGGTCCGGTATCTCGATTTCAACGATACGTACCTCGCCCAGGAACCGGCGCACCCTTCGGACAACCTTGCGGCCATCCTTGCGGCCGGCGAGGCGTCCCGTGCGTCGGGGAAGTCCGTGATTCAGGCCGTCGCGATCGCCTATGAAGTGCAATGCCGCCTCTGCGATGCCGCGGCGCTGCGACCGCGTGGTTGGGACCACGTCACCTACGGTCCTTTCACATCGGCCCTCGGGGCGGCGAAGGTGATGAACCTCTCCGTCGCGCAGACTCAGCAGGCCGTCAACCTTGCGGGCGTGGCGAATATCGCGTTGCGCCAGACGCGAGTCGGCGATATCTCGATGTGGAAGGCCTGCGCCTTTTCCAACGCGGCACGCAACGGGGTATTTGCCGCGACGCTGGCGCAACGCGGCATGACGGGGCCCTCCCCGATCTTCGAAGGGGAGAAGGGCTTCATGAAACTGGTCTCGGGGCCGTTGGATCTCTTCCGATTCGCGGGGGAGCGGGAACAGGCACCCAGGGGCTGGCTCCGGCTGGAGGCCGGTGCCTGTCCCTCTACGACGGGGACAGACCCCGGGGGAAGGGGGTCAGGCCCCTGGAACCAGTCCCCTTCGTTCAAGATCCTGGACACTTACATCAAACACTATCCGGTGGAATATCACGCACAGACGGCGGTGGAGGCCGCGCTGGCCATCCGGGAGGATCTGCTCAAAGCAGAGGGCGACGACGCGCCGGCCTCCATCACCGACATCGAAATCGCCAGCTATGACGTCGCGATCGAAATCATCGGGCGCGATCCGGAAAAGTGGCGCCCTCGCACGAGAGAAACCGCCGACCACAGCTTTCCGTACTGTGTGGCGGCGGCGCTCCTGGACGGCAGGATCACGCTGCGCTCCTTCGACAATGCGCGCCTCACCGACCCGGCGCTGCGCGAGTTGATACAAAAGGTGCGCGTCGTTCCGCAGCCTGACTTCGTCGGCCGCTATCCGCAGGCCATGCCGACGCGCATCACGGTTCGGACGAAAGCGGGAACGGTCTATCTCCACGAGGCGGACTATCCCCTCGGCCATCCCAAGAACCCGATGTCCGACCGCCATGTCGAGGAGAAGTTTCGCTTACTGGCCGGCGGGAAATTGGATCAGGTCCGCATGAGGAAGGTGATGCGATCGGTCTGGGCGCTGGAGCAGCTCAAAGACATCAGTGCCTTGATGCCGTTGCTCAGAATCACCGAGAGGTGA
- a CDS encoding type II toxin-antitoxin system VapC family toxin, translating to MKVVLDSSGWIEFFTGGPLADRYAAYLAPRYQLITPTIVLYEVYKKIKRERGEETALLFAGRISATQLIHLTESIAFLAADLCLRHSLAMADAIVYAAAKDQGAEVITGDADLKDLPGVVYVK from the coding sequence GTGAAGGTCGTGCTGGATTCCAGCGGGTGGATCGAATTCTTTACCGGCGGACCGCTCGCCGACCGTTATGCCGCCTATCTCGCGCCTCGATATCAGCTCATCACACCGACCATCGTGCTGTACGAAGTGTACAAGAAGATCAAACGAGAGCGAGGGGAGGAGACGGCGTTATTGTTTGCGGGGCGGATCAGCGCGACTCAGCTCATCCACTTGACGGAGTCGATCGCCTTTCTTGCAGCTGATCTGTGCTTGCGTCACAGCCTCGCGATGGCCGATGCGATCGTTTATGCGGCGGCCAAAGATCAGGGCGCTGAGGTAATCACAGGCGACGCAGATCTCAAGGATCTTCCCGGAGTCGTCTACGTCAAGTAG
- a CDS encoding citrate/2-methylcitrate synthase, translated as MATSEPHTTPAHAAGLDGVLAGETALCHVDEDEGGLRYRGYAIDDLADRATFEEVAYLLLFGKLPTVKELKDFEERLAAQAVLPGPVEAFLSTVPAAAHPMDILRTSVSLLGMIDADAEDHSHEANLQKAIRLLACIPLIISTAHRLVNGTPRKERRPDASFAGNLLFLLTGREGGDKGLLMARALDVSLTLYAEHEFNASTFSARVTASTMTDLYSAVTSAIGTLKGPLHGGANEAVAEMFLEIGSPDNAERWVRERLAGKHRIMGFGHRVLKKGDSRSAIIQRHAERLSRTCDDRRWYEIALAVERIMRQEKGLYPNLDFYAAVAYLLMGIPRRLYTPVFVCSRITGWCAHVIEQQDHNRLIRPRALYTGPAKEAYVDIDHRR; from the coding sequence ATGGCCACGAGTGAGCCTCACACAACTCCCGCGCACGCCGCGGGACTCGACGGAGTCCTCGCCGGTGAAACGGCCCTCTGTCATGTCGATGAAGACGAGGGAGGTCTGAGGTATCGCGGGTACGCGATCGACGATTTGGCGGACAGGGCGACTTTCGAAGAAGTGGCCTATCTGCTGCTCTTTGGCAAGCTCCCGACCGTGAAGGAGTTGAAGGATTTCGAGGAGCGGCTCGCGGCACAGGCCGTGCTCCCCGGTCCTGTCGAAGCGTTCCTGAGCACGGTTCCTGCCGCTGCCCACCCCATGGACATTCTGAGGACCAGCGTGTCTCTGTTGGGGATGATCGACGCTGATGCCGAGGATCATTCCCATGAGGCGAATCTCCAGAAAGCGATCCGGCTACTCGCGTGCATCCCTCTGATCATCTCGACCGCGCATCGGCTCGTGAACGGGACGCCGCGCAAGGAGCGGCGGCCGGATGCGAGCTTTGCGGGGAATCTGCTCTTCCTCTTGACCGGCCGAGAAGGCGGCGACAAAGGGCTTCTGATGGCTCGCGCGCTCGACGTATCCCTTACCCTCTACGCGGAGCACGAATTCAACGCCTCGACCTTCTCGGCGCGGGTGACCGCCTCGACCATGACGGACCTCTACTCGGCCGTCACGTCGGCGATCGGCACGCTCAAGGGACCGCTGCACGGAGGGGCGAATGAGGCCGTCGCGGAGATGTTCCTCGAGATTGGGAGCCCCGACAACGCGGAGCGATGGGTTCGGGAGCGGCTGGCCGGCAAGCACCGGATCATGGGCTTCGGCCATCGCGTCCTCAAGAAGGGCGATTCGCGCTCGGCGATCATTCAGCGGCACGCCGAGCGGTTGAGCCGGACCTGCGACGACCGCCGATGGTATGAGATCGCCCTGGCCGTCGAGCGCATCATGCGGCAGGAGAAAGGGCTCTACCCGAACCTCGATTTCTATGCGGCGGTGGCCTACCTCCTGATGGGCATTCCTCGCCGGCTCTACACGCCGGTCTTCGTCTGCTCTCGCATTACCGGGTGGTGCGCCCACGTGATCGAACAGCAAGATCACAACCGGCTGATCCGTCCGCGGGCCTTGTATACGGGGCCCGCGAAAGAGGCCTATGTCGACATCGATCACCGTCGCTGA
- a CDS encoding AbrB/MazE/SpoVT family DNA-binding domain-containing protein: MATTTISPKFQIVIPKEVREKLHLAPSQRLQVVEKGGVITLVPEVPLKSLKGALKGMSKTDLREKKDRL; this comes from the coding sequence ATGGCCACGACGACGATTTCGCCGAAGTTTCAAATCGTGATCCCCAAGGAAGTCCGGGAGAAGCTCCATCTTGCCCCCAGCCAGCGGTTACAGGTGGTGGAGAAGGGCGGTGTCATCACCCTGGTGCCGGAAGTGCCGCTCAAATCGCTCAAAGGCGCACTCAAGGGCATGTCCAAGACGGATCTCCGGGAAAAGAAAGACCGATTGTGA
- a CDS encoding CBS domain-containing protein has product MPIQEGVPAGGFQTVGQIDGTNVLRFYAKQSGLAIAVELLTSHSSGAPIVDDKGRFVGFVSEFDLLGAIESGKDLNKVTADQLMNKDQFVADESTTIADAVRLMKEKHLLNLPVIKNGVVAYSVTRHDLLRALIGLGPGIEEA; this is encoded by the coding sequence ATGCCGATCCAAGAGGGCGTACCAGCCGGAGGATTTCAAACAGTCGGTCAAATTGATGGAACGAATGTCCTGCGTTTCTATGCCAAGCAAAGCGGATTAGCCATAGCGGTCGAACTGTTGACTTCTCATAGTTCTGGCGCGCCCATCGTTGATGACAAGGGGAGGTTCGTTGGATTTGTCAGCGAGTTCGATCTCCTTGGCGCCATCGAGTCCGGGAAGGACTTGAACAAGGTCACGGCCGATCAGCTCATGAACAAGGATCAATTTGTCGCTGACGAATCGACCACCATTGCCGATGCCGTTCGGCTGATGAAGGAGAAGCACTTGCTCAACCTGCCGGTCATCAAGAACGGCGTGGTCGCCTATTCTGTCACACGTCACGACCTGCTCAGGGCACTCATAGGACTAGGACCAGGCATCGAGGAGGCGTAG